TTTTAATGCCCGCCCGCATGGCGCGGGGTGAAAATTTTGCCGCCAAATAGCCCAAAAATGGATTTCCGGCTTTGCTGCCGATGCGCCGCTGCCCGATAGTCTTGAAAGTGTGCGGCCATAGCTAAAAATGAAATAGCGACTATAAAAAATTCCCCATGCCGATAGGGCGAAATACAGTGCGATGGAGCCACCTCACCTAAGGGGAGGGGATGGGTAAGTTATTACGTTATAGTGTAGAATTTCTTCGAAGCGTGGATGCCTACGCTTCGAGCCCAAGCAGAGCCGACCAATCTTTGTATGCACCAAAACTGGACTTTTAACCATAGAATCAAGTCCGCAAAAATCATCATTAAGAATTTGTTGATTTTCTTTCATTTTTGCGCAAATTATCGGCTCATAAGAGAAGCGCTCCCGTTGAGGAGTTGTCGATACCCCATGATGCTCAGGTCCGCCGCATCTCCTGGGTCGTGGGGTCGGTCGGCTAGTAGGCAAGTTATAGCGGTTCCTCGTGCCGTTTTGCATGCTGGCCGACCCCCTTTCAAGAAAACGCCGCCACTTCCCGAAGATGGAAGGGCGGCGTTTTTCTGTTTGCGCTATCATCTTTAAAGGCGATCACCTGGACAACAAAAAACGCGCAACCCGAGGGCGCGCGCTTTTTTGAAATCCTGAGATCAAGTGACTACTTGATCTTGGTTTCCTTGAACTCGACGTGCTTCCGTGCAACCGGGTCGTACTTCGTCTTCGTCATCTTGTCCGTCATCGTACGGCTGTTCTTCGTCGTGACATAGAAGAAACCGGTGTCGGCTGTCGACAGCAGCTTGATCTTGATTGTTGTAGCCTTGGCCATGGTCGTCCTGCCTTTAAGGAAAATGAAAGCCGTGGAAACCGGATGGGCTCCACGGCAAATTCTGGCGCGAAACTACGAATCTCGCCCGAAAAGTCAAGTCCGTTTTCGAATGAACATCAGTCTGATGCCGGAAAGTAGGGCGTAGAGACCGAAGAACGCGGCAATCGCCCAGGCAAAACCGTTATTTCCGGCGACATCGATCGCTGCGCCGATCGCCTGCGGCCCGGCGACGGTTCCCATAGCGTAACAGAAGATGAAGGCGGCATTGGCCGCCGCAAGGTCGGAGCCCGTCAGCCGCGAGCCGAGGTGGCTAAGCCCGACCGTATAGAGACCGGAGACGCAGCCGCCCCAGAAAAGCAGCAGCCCGGCCATCAGCAGCCAGTTGTCTAGCAGCACCGGCAACACCATCGCGCCGATGAACCCCATCAGCGCCATGCCGGCCAGAAGCGGCCGCTTATCGGCGATGCGGTCGGAGAGCAGGCCGAGCGGGATCTGAAAGATGACGTTGCCGACGCCCATCATGGTGAGCAGAAGTGCTGCCTGCGATTCGGTAAAATGGGCCCGCACAGCAAAGATCGGGAAAAGCGACAGGCCGCCCGCTTCGACCGCGCCGAAGATGAAGACCGCCGCCGTCGCCGTCGGCACCAGGAAAACGTAGCGCATGAAATGCAACTCCGGTTTTTCCTCGAGCACCGGGCTTTCGTCGCGGGCTATGAAGATCGGAATGGCGGCCAGCAGGATGGCGCAGGCGCCGATCAGGAAGGGGAAGATGCCGTCGCTGCCGAGAATCGAGAACAGCAGCGGCCCGGCCGCGAAGCCGAGGGAAAGCACGGTCGCGTAGATGCCGAGCACGAAGCCGCGTTTGGAAGGCGGCGAAGCGGCATTGATCCAGAATTCGGAGAGGATGAACAGCGTCGTCGTCGCGCCATGGAAAGCGAAACGCAGTGGAAACCACATCCAGAAATCCTGGGCATAATAAAAACCGAGCGCGCTCAGCGCCGAAATCAGCACGGCCCAGAGCATTGTCGGCGCAACGCCGTATTTATGGGCGAGCCTAGTGGTGATCGGCGCGGCGGCCATCGCCGCGACCCCGGCCATTGCCGTGTTGAGCCCGATCAGGGTGGACGAGATGCCGCGTTTTTCGAGGATGATGCTGAGAAGCGGAAGTCCGAGGCCGATTGCTATGCCAACGGCAGAAATGGACGAGATGGCTGCCACCAGAGAAGGCCAATGGATTTCTTCGACATCGCCCGGTGTGCCGTTTCTCGGCTGAGACATTTATCCATCCTTAGAAAGCTACGCGCGCGAATCGGCCGGTCACCTCACACAGATAGACACAGACGTGCCAAATCCGGGTGACGGGCAGCGTTTCGCAATATGTCCGATGTGAGTGACCACCTGCGGAATGTAAAGCCTGTTCAGACAAGAAAAGCTTACCATGTCAAATCGTTGAGGATCGTCGGCCGCCGCGTTCGGGTGGTGATCGGTGGAGCGCTGGCACTACACGTCAAATATGTCTGGAAGGTGAAGGCGCTAATCCGGCCGGCCGGGGATGTCATAATCGTCGGAACCGTCACTCTCTCCACCGAAACCGTGCATGCGCAACGCCCATTGCAGGCCGATGACGCCGCCCTTGATCGGCTGGATCGAGGCAAGCGCGGTGATGACGGTGATCGGCGCCCAGATGGCAAGATGCGCCCATACCGGCAGCACGAAGGTCATGTCGGTCAGCATATAGCCACCGACCACGACGTGGCCGAGAACGAGGATGACGATATAGGGCGGCAGGTCGTCCGCGCGTTGGTGATACATCGCCTCGCCGCAGGCTGCGCAATGATCGACCGGCTTCAGAAAGGCGCGAAAGAGCTTGCCGCTGCCGCAAGCCGGGCAGCGGTTCATCAGCCCCCGCATGATGGAGCGCCCAACCGGACGCTCGACCTCAGGCATATCCCCGTAGCGGACAGCCGGATCGGTCGGTGTGCGCATCGCATGTTCCTCTTCGGAGCTAAAGAATGTCATTTGAGCCTTCTGATGCGATGAAATACAGGTTAAACGCAAATGAATCAAACGTTTGGCAACGAGCCTCGCCCCAGCGTGCCACAGTTCACGCAGCTGCAGGGCCAATATCTGGCCTCCATTTATGCCTACACCAGGATCTTCAAACGCCCTCTCGCAGAAGCCGATATGCATGGCCACTTTGAGGTGACCGCACCGTCTGTCCACCAGATGGTGCTAACGCTGGAAAAAGCCGGTCTCATTCAACTTGTTGCGACGGCGGCTATCCCGCTGTTTCGCCAGTGCTGCTCCGAATATCCCAAGGGCCCGAAACGGCGCTTCGATCTCAATGCCTAACGGCGTCAAGGTATATGCCTTCCGGCTTTCAACATCGATTTGCGCCACGAGTGCTGCCGTCTCGAGCTCTCTCAGATTCCGGGTCAACTCCTTGGCACTGATGCCTTCGATCGCCACGAGCAGCGCATTGTATCGACGCGGTCCGGAAAGCACTAGTACGCGCAAAATATGGAGCTTCCACCGTCCGCCGATGGTGTTGATCGCGACATCAAGCGGGCAGGATGCGGGGTCGTGCTCGGAGGACTCTGGCTCTGAGACCAATAAGGGAACCTCGCGGTGCGTTGAGGCACCTGGGTGCAGCTCGCTAATATCCTCCAATGATGATCTCCGAAGAACCAACAGTACCCGCCGAGTTTAGCGGTCCCGCCCTTTCGATGCCAGCACTTTCGATGCCGGCATGGGTTGACCGTGAAGCCTATTCATTCACCTCAAAGTGGTTCGATCTTCCCGATGGAAGGATGCACTATATTGATGAGGGCGAGGGTGATATTCTCCTATTCGCGCACGGCAATCCCAGCTGGTCGTTTGAATACCGCCACCTCATCCGTCATTTTTCTTCGACTCATCGCTGCATTGCGCTCGATTATCTCGGGTTCGGCCTTTCCGACAAGCCGCCTCACCTGTCCTATCTCCCTCAATTCCACTCGGCCAATCTTGGTCGATTCATCGAAGGGCTCGATCTCAAGAACATTACCCTCGTCTTTC
This Rhizobium sp. NZLR1 DNA region includes the following protein-coding sequences:
- a CDS encoding DUF983 domain-containing protein, which gives rise to MRTPTDPAVRYGDMPEVERPVGRSIMRGLMNRCPACGSGKLFRAFLKPVDHCAACGEAMYHQRADDLPPYIVILVLGHVVVGGYMLTDMTFVLPVWAHLAIWAPITVITALASIQPIKGGVIGLQWALRMHGFGGESDGSDDYDIPGRPD
- a CDS encoding MFS transporter, with the protein product MSQPRNGTPGDVEEIHWPSLVAAISSISAVGIAIGLGLPLLSIILEKRGISSTLIGLNTAMAGVAAMAAAPITTRLAHKYGVAPTMLWAVLISALSALGFYYAQDFWMWFPLRFAFHGATTTLFILSEFWINAASPPSKRGFVLGIYATVLSLGFAAGPLLFSILGSDGIFPFLIGACAILLAAIPIFIARDESPVLEEKPELHFMRYVFLVPTATAAVFIFGAVEAGGLSLFPIFAVRAHFTESQAALLLTMMGVGNVIFQIPLGLLSDRIADKRPLLAGMALMGFIGAMVLPVLLDNWLLMAGLLLFWGGCVSGLYTVGLSHLGSRLTGSDLAAANAAFIFCYAMGTVAGPQAIGAAIDVAGNNGFAWAIAAFFGLYALLSGIRLMFIRKRT
- the rpmG gene encoding 50S ribosomal protein L33, whose amino-acid sequence is MAKATTIKIKLLSTADTGFFYVTTKNSRTMTDKMTKTKYDPVARKHVEFKETKIK
- a CDS encoding helix-turn-helix domain-containing protein produces the protein MEDISELHPGASTHREVPLLVSEPESSEHDPASCPLDVAINTIGGRWKLHILRVLVLSGPRRYNALLVAIEGISAKELTRNLRELETAALVAQIDVESRKAYTLTPLGIEIEAPFRALGIFGAALAKQRDSRRRNKLNETGFFQR